One Roseomonas gilardii subsp. gilardii genomic region harbors:
- a CDS encoding bifunctional phosphopantothenoylcysteine decarboxylase/phosphopantothenate synthase, translated as MAATPAAMLNGKRVLLIVSGSVAAFKALELARLLGKAGASVTGLLTPGGARFVTPHALQAITNRPLAQDLWSLEEEGEGRGHIALARGHDIVVVAPASADRLARMAAGMADDLAGATLLATTAPVLVAPAMNWAMWAHPATVANMAILANRGVHVVGPEDGLMAEAESGPGRLSEPPAILAAIGAVLEDPVPAPADPGLEAALDAAIAAGEDAAEMAPPGHPAAGAADVPAAPLAPPLGGATPALGDVPALRAARPVENAAAASASRPLVGRHVLVTSGPTHEPIDPVRYLANRSSGKQGHAIAAALAALGARVTLVSGPVTLSDPAGVAVAHVESAREMLAACEAALPVDAAVCAAAVADWRVAEASNGKIKKRDGAAPPELRLVPNPDILATLSHHAKRPGLVVGFAAETDDLLAHAQAKLARKGCDWIVANDVSGDVMGGAENRVHLVTRDGIEDWPRLPKEEVARRLAARIAEVLA; from the coding sequence ATGGCGGCTACACCTGCCGCCATGCTGAACGGCAAGCGCGTCCTGCTGATCGTCTCGGGCTCCGTGGCCGCCTTCAAGGCGCTGGAGCTCGCCCGCCTGCTCGGCAAGGCCGGCGCCTCGGTGACGGGACTGCTGACCCCCGGCGGGGCGCGCTTCGTCACCCCGCACGCGTTGCAGGCCATCACCAACCGCCCCCTGGCGCAGGACCTCTGGTCGCTGGAGGAAGAGGGCGAAGGGCGCGGCCATATCGCGCTCGCGCGCGGGCACGACATCGTGGTGGTTGCCCCGGCCTCGGCCGACCGGCTGGCGCGCATGGCGGCGGGGATGGCGGACGACCTGGCCGGGGCCACGCTGCTGGCCACCACCGCGCCGGTGCTGGTCGCCCCGGCGATGAACTGGGCCATGTGGGCGCATCCGGCGACCGTCGCGAACATGGCCATCCTGGCGAATCGCGGCGTGCATGTGGTGGGGCCGGAGGACGGGCTCATGGCCGAGGCCGAATCCGGGCCGGGCCGCCTCAGCGAGCCGCCCGCCATCCTGGCCGCCATCGGGGCGGTGCTGGAGGACCCCGTGCCGGCCCCGGCCGATCCGGGGCTGGAAGCGGCGCTCGATGCCGCCATCGCCGCGGGCGAGGATGCGGCGGAGATGGCGCCGCCCGGCCATCCGGCGGCCGGGGCGGCGGATGTTCCGGCTGCTCCCCTGGCTCCTCCCCTGGGTGGCGCCACGCCCGCCCTGGGCGACGTGCCCGCGCTCCGCGCCGCGCGGCCGGTGGAGAATGCGGCCGCCGCCTCGGCCTCGCGGCCGCTGGTGGGGCGCCATGTCCTGGTGACGAGCGGCCCGACGCATGAGCCGATCGACCCCGTGCGCTATCTCGCCAACCGTTCCTCCGGGAAGCAGGGCCATGCCATCGCCGCCGCCCTGGCCGCGCTGGGCGCGCGGGTCACGCTGGTGTCCGGCCCGGTGACGCTGTCCGATCCGGCGGGGGTCGCCGTGGCGCATGTGGAAAGCGCGCGCGAGATGCTGGCCGCCTGCGAGGCCGCCCTGCCGGTGGATGCGGCGGTCTGCGCCGCGGCGGTGGCGGACTGGCGCGTGGCCGAGGCCAGCAACGGCAAGATCAAGAAACGGGATGGTGCGGCCCCGCCGGAGCTGCGGCTGGTGCCCAATCCCGACATCCTGGCCACGCTGTCGCACCATGCGAAGCGCCCCGGCCTCGTGGTGGGATTCGCGGCGGAAACGGACGACCTGCTGGCCCATGCCCAGGCCAAGCTGGCGCGCAAGGGCTGCGACTGGATCGTGGCGAACGATGTCTCGGGGGATGTGATGGGCGGGGCGGAGAACAGGGTGCATCTGGTGACGCGCGACGGCATCGAGGACTGGCCGCGCCTGCCGAAGGAGGAGGTGGCGCGCCGCCTCGCCGCCCGGATCGCGGAGGTGCTGGCATGA
- a CDS encoding MFS transporter — translation MAGGLADRGLTRPSTALAFALVLCAFAIAWLGRDSLAALVVAAIVLDAGVQITQIQGQRAIYTLRPEIRSRLNGLYMAIFFLGGAAGSTMASLLFTQGGWTGVAWFGGAVALAGMAYYLTELTRRQAALAGR, via the coding sequence GTGGCGGGCGGGCTGGCGGACCGGGGGCTGACCCGGCCGAGCACGGCGCTCGCCTTCGCCCTGGTCCTCTGCGCCTTCGCCATCGCCTGGCTGGGGCGGGACTCGCTGGCGGCGCTGGTGGTCGCGGCGATCGTCCTGGATGCCGGGGTGCAGATCACCCAGATCCAGGGGCAGCGCGCCATCTACACGCTGCGGCCGGAGATCCGCTCGCGCCTCAACGGGCTCTACATGGCGATCTTCTTCCTGGGCGGGGCGGCGGGCTCCACCATGGCCAGCCTGCTCTTCACCCAGGGCGGCTGGACGGGCGTGGCCTGGTTCGGCGGCGCCGTCGCCCTGGCCGGCATGGCCTACTACCTCACGGAACTGACCAGGCGGCAGGCGGCGCTGGCCGGCCGCTGA
- a CDS encoding OBAP family protein, with product MAWFHDRSCAHCGGRGPLSAIGLGVAAGVTAAAGLLLGRKVLATARIGQGHPLKHRVLDLAAGAMQAKYPLEAMSTYLNGFHMYADDMGRQVEATHFCIHLRHDLHQCVIFDSNRPDARLIGIEYIISEERFRGLPEEEKRLWHSHRYEVKSGLLVAPGIPELAERAYFKDLVSTYGKTFHTWQYDRDDFPYGIPQLMMGFTGDGQVRPDLVEARDRRLGVSTGARRRKREDLPMPEIAKGANSWESGRTVQTRLEERPMRR from the coding sequence ATGGCTTGGTTCCACGACAGGTCCTGTGCGCATTGTGGCGGGCGCGGCCCGCTCTCGGCCATCGGGCTGGGTGTCGCCGCCGGCGTCACCGCGGCGGCGGGGCTGCTGCTGGGCCGGAAGGTGCTGGCCACGGCGCGCATCGGCCAGGGCCATCCGCTGAAGCACCGCGTCCTCGACCTCGCGGCCGGCGCCATGCAGGCGAAATATCCGCTGGAGGCGATGAGCACCTATCTGAACGGCTTCCACATGTATGCGGACGACATGGGCCGGCAGGTGGAGGCGACGCATTTCTGCATCCATCTCAGGCACGACCTGCACCAATGCGTGATCTTCGATTCCAACCGTCCCGATGCCCGGCTGATCGGCATCGAGTACATCATCAGCGAGGAGCGCTTCCGCGGCCTGCCGGAGGAGGAGAAGCGCCTGTGGCACAGCCATCGCTACGAGGTGAAGTCGGGCCTGCTGGTGGCGCCCGGAATCCCGGAGCTGGCGGAGCGCGCCTATTTCAAGGATCTCGTCTCGACCTACGGCAAGACCTTCCACACCTGGCAGTATGACCGGGACGACTTCCCCTATGGCATCCCGCAACTGATGATGGGCTTCACCGGCGATGGGCAGGTCCGTCCGGACCTCGTCGAGGCCCGGGACCGGCGCCTGGGCGTTTCCACCGGCGCGCGGCGGCGCAAGCGGGAGGACCTCCCCATGCCGGAGATCGCGAAGGGCGCCAATTCCTGGGAAAGCGGCCGGACCGTCCAGACACGGCTGGAGGAACGCCCCATGCGCCGGTAG
- a CDS encoding isochorismatase family protein, translating to MSDIYAARGYGAAEIGFGEKPGLVVVDFQRGFTDPAFPMGGAPMVDRAVEATARLMRAAKAAGLPVIACVNAYDSPRAAPHWKIAAVTAFHPDGPEAELDPRIAAEAPDVRLVKSAPSIFFATPAAAILTRERVDTVIVTGCITSGCIRASVNDAFSLGFRVMVPRDCVGDHTEEAHEANLRDIGRRYADIIDAETALAAIERWRGDNRRA from the coding sequence ATGTCCGACATCTATGCCGCGCGTGGCTATGGCGCTGCGGAGATCGGCTTCGGCGAGAAGCCGGGCCTCGTCGTGGTGGATTTCCAGCGCGGCTTCACCGATCCGGCCTTCCCCATGGGCGGCGCACCGATGGTGGACCGCGCGGTGGAGGCCACGGCACGGCTGATGCGGGCGGCGAAGGCGGCAGGGCTGCCGGTGATCGCCTGCGTCAACGCCTATGACAGTCCGCGCGCCGCGCCGCACTGGAAGATCGCGGCGGTGACGGCGTTCCACCCGGACGGGCCGGAAGCGGAACTCGACCCGCGCATCGCGGCGGAGGCACCGGATGTGAGGCTGGTGAAATCCGCCCCCTCGATCTTCTTCGCCACCCCCGCCGCCGCGATCCTGACGCGGGAAAGGGTGGATACCGTGATCGTCACCGGCTGCATCACCAGCGGCTGCATCCGCGCCAGCGTCAACGACGCCTTCAGCCTCGGCTTCCGCGTGATGGTGCCGCGCGACTGCGTGGGCGACCATACGGAGGAGGCGCACGAGGCCAATCTCCGCGACATCGGCCGCCGCTATGCCGACATCATCGATGCGGAGACCGCCCTGGCCGCCATCGAGCGCTGGCGCGGCGACAACCGGCGCGCCTGA
- a CDS encoding class I SAM-dependent methyltransferase, translating to MSDQTDFGFRQVPRNEKASLVRGVFDSVAPRYDIMNDLMSLGIHRLWKRAFVAAIAASPRETLLDLAAGTGDVAFLAKERGAGRVILSDINASMLSVGQGRALSRGLAEGLSFVCSDAEHIPLPDRSVEKVSMAFGLRNCTDKDAVIREARRVLRPGGRFHVLEFSRLRIDALAKLYDAWSFKALPAIGAKVANDAESYQYLAESIRQFPDQETLEEMFRAAGLERVSHRDLSGGIVAIHTGWRL from the coding sequence ATGTCCGACCAGACCGATTTCGGCTTCCGCCAGGTTCCGCGCAACGAGAAGGCCAGCCTGGTGCGGGGGGTCTTCGACAGCGTCGCCCCCCGCTACGACATCATGAACGACCTCATGTCGCTCGGCATCCACCGGCTGTGGAAGCGCGCCTTCGTGGCCGCCATCGCCGCCTCGCCGCGCGAGACCCTGCTCGACCTCGCCGCCGGCACGGGCGACGTGGCCTTCCTGGCGAAGGAGCGCGGGGCAGGCCGGGTGATCCTGTCGGACATCAATGCCAGCATGCTGAGCGTCGGGCAGGGCCGGGCGCTGTCGCGCGGGCTGGCGGAGGGGCTGAGCTTCGTCTGCTCCGATGCCGAGCACATCCCGCTGCCCGACCGCAGCGTGGAGAAGGTCTCCATGGCCTTCGGCCTGCGCAACTGCACGGACAAGGATGCCGTGATCCGGGAGGCACGGCGGGTGCTGCGGCCGGGCGGCCGCTTCCACGTGCTGGAATTCTCCCGCCTGCGGATCGACGCGCTGGCGAAGCTCTACGACGCCTGGAGCTTCAAGGCCCTGCCGGCGATCGGCGCCAAGGTGGCCAACGACGCCGAGAGCTACCAGTACCTCGCCGAGAGCATCCGACAGTTCCCGGACCAGGAGACGCTGGAGGAGATGTTCCGCGCCGCCGGGCTGGAGCGCGTGTCGCACCGCGACCTCTCGGGCGGGATCGTGGCGATCCACACCGGCTGGCGCCTCTGA
- a CDS encoding MFS transporter, with amino-acid sequence MADSAAELREHDGGPSSGLILLLAISCGMAVANIYYAQPLIGLIAPSIGLGPAVAGLVVTLTQLGYCAGLILLVPMGDLVENRRLVALTLAGSTVALLGAGLATSAPVFLLASLLVGIASVAVQMLVPLAAHMTPEAKRGQVVGKVMSGLLLGILLARPASGLIADHFGWRAVFILSAALMAGLVVILSRRLPQRRPHPQAGYGALLRSLWPVLRDTPILRRRAAYQTAQFCNFSLFWTAVPLHLMESPFHLSQSGIALFALAGAAGRWSPPWRAGWRTGG; translated from the coding sequence ATGGCGGACAGCGCGGCGGAATTGCGCGAGCATGATGGCGGCCCGTCCTCCGGGCTGATCCTGCTCCTGGCCATCTCCTGCGGCATGGCGGTGGCGAACATCTACTATGCCCAGCCGCTGATCGGGCTGATCGCCCCCTCCATCGGCCTCGGCCCGGCGGTGGCGGGGCTGGTGGTGACGCTGACCCAGCTCGGCTACTGCGCCGGCCTGATCCTGCTGGTGCCGATGGGCGACCTCGTGGAGAACCGCCGGCTGGTGGCGCTGACCCTGGCCGGTTCCACCGTGGCGCTGCTCGGGGCGGGGCTCGCGACCTCCGCGCCGGTCTTCCTGCTGGCCTCCCTGCTGGTCGGCATCGCCTCGGTGGCGGTGCAGATGCTGGTGCCGCTGGCCGCGCATATGACGCCGGAGGCGAAGCGTGGACAGGTGGTGGGCAAGGTGATGAGCGGCCTGCTGCTCGGCATCCTCCTCGCCCGTCCGGCCTCCGGCCTCATCGCCGACCATTTCGGCTGGCGGGCGGTCTTCATCCTCTCCGCCGCGCTGATGGCCGGGCTGGTCGTGATCCTGTCCCGCCGCCTGCCGCAGCGCCGCCCGCATCCGCAGGCGGGCTATGGCGCGCTGCTGCGCTCGCTCTGGCCGGTGCTGCGCGACACCCCGATCCTGCGCCGCCGCGCCGCCTACCAGACGGCGCAGTTCTGCAATTTCAGCCTGTTCTGGACGGCGGTGCCGCTGCACCTGATGGAATCGCCCTTCCACCTCTCGCAGTCCGGCATCGCGCTCTTCGCCCTGGCCGGGGCGGCGGGGCGCTGGTCGCCCCCGTGGCGGGCGGGCTGGCGGACCGGGGGCTGA
- a CDS encoding ABC transporter substrate-binding protein, with protein sequence MQRRSLLAATGAALALPAIPSTISRARAAGSSKVLRYVPAADIAALDPVWTTASQTRDHAFLVYDTLYGLDGALQPQPQMVAGHVVEEDGRLWRMTLRDGLRFHDGEKVLARDCVASIRRWAARDSFGQTLMAVTEEVAAPDDRTIAFRLKRPFPQLPAALAKYSSPTCVIMPERLAKTDPYTAVTDPTGSGPFRFLPGERVPGARMAYARFDGYVPRPEGKAEGSAGPKHAHFERVEVLVMPDGATAAAALRQGEVDWLRWPLIDLVPALRRAPGVTVDVIEPLGLIGKFRFNHLNPPFDKVAVRRAILPALSQAEYMMAAQGDDRSLWRDGVGYFCPGTPMASEAGMEALTAPRDLARAKAALAVSGYGGEKVVVMMPTDFPIYNAMAEVTGELLRKIGFDTEVQAMDWATAMQRRAKPDPVAQGGWSIFHTGWGGSEELNPVTNIWLRGNGKDAAPGWPDSPRLEALRTEWLQAPDIAAQKRVAESMQRQAFEDVPYIPTGQLFTPVAYRSDLTGVLKGLPAFWNVRRSA encoded by the coding sequence ATGCAACGTCGCAGCCTTCTCGCGGCCACGGGCGCCGCGCTGGCGCTCCCCGCCATTCCCTCCACGATCTCCCGGGCCCGGGCGGCCGGCAGCAGCAAGGTGCTGCGCTATGTCCCCGCCGCCGATATCGCGGCGCTGGACCCGGTCTGGACCACGGCCTCCCAGACGCGGGACCATGCCTTCCTCGTCTATGACACGCTCTACGGCCTCGACGGCGCGCTGCAGCCGCAGCCCCAGATGGTGGCCGGCCATGTGGTGGAGGAGGATGGCCGGCTCTGGCGCATGACCCTGCGCGACGGGCTGCGCTTCCATGACGGGGAGAAGGTGCTGGCCCGGGACTGCGTCGCCAGCATCCGCCGCTGGGCGGCGCGCGACAGCTTCGGCCAGACGCTGATGGCGGTGACGGAGGAGGTCGCCGCGCCGGACGACCGCACCATCGCCTTCCGCCTGAAGCGCCCCTTCCCGCAGCTTCCCGCCGCGCTGGCGAAATACTCCTCGCCCACCTGCGTCATCATGCCGGAGCGGCTGGCGAAGACCGATCCCTACACGGCGGTGACCGACCCGACCGGCAGCGGCCCCTTCCGCTTCCTGCCGGGCGAGCGCGTGCCGGGCGCGCGCATGGCCTATGCGCGCTTCGACGGCTATGTGCCGCGCCCGGAGGGCAAGGCCGAGGGCTCGGCCGGGCCGAAGCACGCGCATTTCGAGCGGGTGGAGGTGCTGGTGATGCCGGACGGCGCCACCGCCGCCGCGGCGCTGCGCCAGGGGGAGGTAGACTGGCTGCGCTGGCCGCTGATCGACCTCGTGCCCGCGCTGCGCCGGGCGCCCGGCGTCACCGTGGATGTGATCGAGCCGCTGGGGCTGATCGGCAAGTTCCGCTTCAACCACCTGAACCCGCCCTTCGACAAGGTGGCGGTGCGGCGGGCCATCCTGCCGGCGCTGTCGCAGGCCGAGTACATGATGGCGGCCCAGGGCGACGACAGGTCGCTCTGGCGCGACGGGGTAGGGTATTTCTGCCCGGGCACGCCCATGGCCTCGGAGGCCGGGATGGAGGCCCTGACCGCGCCGCGCGATCTGGCCAGGGCGAAGGCGGCGCTCGCCGTCAGCGGCTATGGCGGGGAGAAGGTGGTGGTGATGATGCCCACCGACTTCCCGATCTACAACGCCATGGCCGAGGTGACGGGGGAGCTGCTGCGCAAGATCGGCTTCGACACCGAGGTCCAGGCCATGGACTGGGCCACCGCCATGCAGCGCCGCGCCAAGCCCGATCCGGTCGCCCAGGGCGGCTGGAGCATCTTCCACACCGGCTGGGGCGGGTCGGAGGAGCTGAACCCCGTGACCAATATCTGGCTGCGCGGCAACGGCAAGGATGCCGCCCCGGGCTGGCCGGACAGCCCGAGGCTGGAGGCGCTGCGGACCGAATGGCTCCAGGCCCCGGATATCGCGGCGCAGAAGCGCGTGGCGGAGTCGATGCAGCGCCAGGCCTTCGAGGACGTGCCCTATATCCCGACCGGACAGCTCTTCACGCCCGTGGCCTACCGCTCCGACCTGACCGGGGTGCTGAAGGGCCTCCCGGCCTTCTGGAACGTCCGGCGCAGCGCCTGA
- a CDS encoding DUF4260 domain-containing protein, whose protein sequence is MTRATRNRPPLSEEEPPPAKRRAKAPATRRRTAAEPVAEALPEPLPERLPGPPAEPAPIPTPAPRRARAARPGRAAEALAVTYSSDPGHATGAVNLMLRLEGLALATVGLVGQIWLGTGWWAFVLAALAPDLSILAYLGGRRLGSVLYNLVHVTPGPLLLGALAISTGDRLLGSFALAWLLHIGIDRALGHGLKYASGFHDTHLGRIGRAPI, encoded by the coding sequence GTGACCCGCGCCACCCGCAACCGCCCGCCGCTCTCCGAGGAGGAGCCGCCGCCCGCGAAGCGCCGGGCGAAGGCCCCCGCGACTCGCCGGCGCACGGCGGCCGAGCCGGTGGCGGAGGCCCTGCCGGAGCCCCTTCCCGAACGGCTCCCCGGGCCGCCCGCGGAACCCGCCCCCATCCCCACCCCGGCCCCCCGCCGCGCCCGCGCCGCGCGGCCGGGGCGGGCGGCCGAGGCACTCGCCGTGACCTATTCCAGCGATCCGGGCCATGCGACCGGGGCGGTGAACCTGATGCTGCGGCTGGAAGGGCTGGCGCTGGCGACGGTCGGGCTGGTCGGGCAGATCTGGCTCGGCACCGGCTGGTGGGCCTTCGTGCTGGCCGCCCTCGCGCCGGACCTGTCGATCCTGGCCTATCTCGGCGGGCGCCGGCTGGGCTCGGTCCTCTACAACCTCGTGCATGTGACGCCGGGGCCGCTGCTGCTCGGCGCGCTGGCCATCAGCACCGGCGACCGGCTGCTGGGCAGCTTCGCCCTGGCCTGGCTGCTGCATATCGGCATCGACCGCGCCCTGGGCCACGGGCTGAAATACGCCAGCGGCTTCCACGACACGCATCTGGGCCGCATCGGCCGCGCCCCGATCTGA
- a CDS encoding HesA/MoeB/ThiF family protein, which produces MSLDFSEAELHRYSRHILLAEVGAVGQAKLREARVLVVGAGGLGSPLALYLAAAGVGTIGVLDHDTLELSNLQRQVAHDTERLGMGKADSAAATIRRLNPETRVEVHARRMDAAAAEELIPRYDLVCDGTDNFETRFLLGDACHLLGRTLVSAAVLRFEGQLSTYKSHLGAPHPCHRCLHPEPPPPGLVPTCSEAGVLGAVTGVMGTLQATEVLKEILGIGTGLSGRLLLWDSLEARFRDIRLRRDPACALCGESATIHDLSAHAMTDGMAPACGVA; this is translated from the coding sequence ATGTCGCTCGACTTCTCCGAAGCGGAACTCCACCGCTATTCCCGTCACATCCTGCTGGCCGAGGTCGGGGCCGTGGGGCAGGCGAAACTGCGCGAGGCGCGGGTGCTGGTGGTGGGGGCGGGCGGGCTCGGCTCGCCGCTGGCCCTCTACCTCGCCGCCGCCGGGGTCGGCACGATCGGGGTCCTGGACCACGACACGCTGGAGCTGAGCAACCTCCAGCGGCAGGTCGCCCATGACACGGAGCGGCTGGGGATGGGCAAGGCGGACAGCGCCGCCGCCACCATCCGGCGCCTGAACCCGGAGACCCGCGTCGAGGTCCATGCCCGGCGCATGGATGCCGCGGCGGCGGAGGAACTGATCCCGCGCTACGACCTCGTCTGCGACGGCACCGACAATTTCGAGACCCGCTTCCTGCTGGGCGATGCCTGCCACCTGCTGGGCCGGACCCTGGTCTCGGCGGCGGTGCTGCGCTTCGAGGGGCAGCTTTCCACCTACAAGTCGCATCTCGGCGCGCCGCATCCCTGCCACCGCTGCCTGCATCCGGAGCCGCCGCCGCCCGGCCTGGTGCCGACCTGTTCCGAGGCCGGGGTGCTGGGGGCGGTGACGGGCGTGATGGGCACCTTGCAGGCGACGGAGGTGCTGAAGGAGATCCTGGGCATCGGCACCGGCCTGTCCGGCCGCCTGCTGCTCTGGGACTCGCTGGAGGCCCGCTTCCGCGACATCCGCCTGCGCCGCGACCCGGCCTGCGCGCTCTGTGGCGAAAGCGCCACGATCCATGACCTTTCCGCCCATGCGATGACGGACGGCATGGCCCCCGCCTGCGGCGTGGCGTGA
- a CDS encoding DsrE/DsrF/DrsH-like family protein yields the protein MAGTPLGVLLASGGHEAGHYALVAATGAAALGRRVTLFATNGGCRLLLREAPLLSDPREALMAERGVATAAELLEAALELPVRLLACEAGLRAEGLPEGALLPQVEVAGFATFLESVGAGQILTF from the coding sequence ATGGCGGGAACGCCGCTGGGGGTGCTGCTCGCCTCGGGCGGGCATGAGGCGGGGCATTACGCCCTGGTGGCCGCGACCGGCGCGGCGGCGCTGGGGCGGCGGGTGACGCTCTTCGCCACCAATGGCGGCTGCCGGCTGCTGCTGCGCGAAGCCCCCCTGCTGTCCGACCCGCGCGAGGCGCTGATGGCGGAACGCGGTGTGGCCACGGCGGCGGAGCTGCTGGAGGCGGCGCTAGAACTGCCGGTCCGGCTCCTGGCCTGCGAGGCCGGGTTGCGCGCCGAGGGCTTGCCGGAGGGGGCACTGCTCCCGCAGGTGGAAGTGGCGGGCTTCGCCACCTTTCTCGAATCGGTCGGGGCGGGGCAAATCCTCACTTTCTGA
- the dut gene encoding dUTP diphosphatase, whose protein sequence is MSRATIQVTRLPHAEGLPLPAYATPGAAGMDLLAAVTAPLTIPPGGRALVPTGLRVALPAGHELQVRPRSGLALKHGITMPNTPGTVDEDYRGELSVILMNAGQESFTVERGMRIAQAVLAPVTHADWAEVAELPATQRGTGGFGSTGTR, encoded by the coding sequence ATGAGCCGCGCCACCATCCAGGTCACCCGCCTGCCGCATGCCGAGGGCCTGCCTTTGCCCGCCTATGCCACGCCGGGGGCCGCGGGGATGGACCTGCTGGCGGCGGTGACGGCGCCGCTGACCATCCCGCCCGGGGGCCGCGCCCTGGTGCCGACCGGGCTGCGCGTCGCCCTGCCGGCGGGGCATGAGCTGCAGGTGCGCCCCCGTTCCGGGCTGGCGCTGAAGCACGGCATCACCATGCCCAACACGCCCGGCACGGTGGACGAGGACTATCGCGGCGAGCTCTCGGTCATCCTGATGAATGCCGGGCAGGAGAGCTTCACCGTGGAGCGCGGCATGCGCATCGCCCAGGCGGTGCTGGCGCCCGTGACCCATGCCGACTGGGCGGAGGTCGCGGAGTTGCCGGCGACGCAGCGCGGCACCGGCGGCTTCGGCTCCACCGGCACGCGCTGA
- the mutM gene encoding bifunctional DNA-formamidopyrimidine glycosylase/DNA-(apurinic or apyrimidinic site) lyase: protein MPELPEVETVMRGLSAVLTGRVIARAETRRAGLRWPFPPDLAMRLTGARVEGFRRRAKYMLMRLSTGDSMLVHLGMSGRMVARLDEAPPVPSLGPQGAASDARGAAPERHEHLVMETEDGWRVGFCDPRRFGMVDLVPTAAEDSHRLLAGLGPEPLDDAFTPAVLSRALAGKATPIKAALLDQRVVAGLGNIYVSEALYRAGISPRRLAGTVPGARAARLVPAIKAVLEESIEAGGSSLRDYVRADGEVGFFQERFHVYDREGGACPACPGPPKCPGIARIVQAGRSTFFCPRTQR, encoded by the coding sequence ATGCCCGAACTGCCCGAGGTCGAGACCGTGATGCGGGGCCTCTCCGCCGTGCTCACCGGCCGCGTCATCGCCCGCGCCGAGACCCGCCGCGCCGGGCTGCGCTGGCCCTTCCCGCCCGATCTGGCGATGCGCCTGACCGGGGCACGGGTGGAGGGGTTCCGGCGCCGCGCGAAATACATGCTGATGCGCCTTTCCACCGGCGATTCGATGCTGGTCCATCTCGGCATGTCCGGCCGCATGGTGGCGCGGCTGGACGAGGCGCCGCCCGTTCCTTCCCTCGGCCCGCAGGGTGCGGCCTCCGATGCCCGGGGCGCGGCGCCGGAGCGGCACGAGCATCTGGTGATGGAGACGGAGGATGGCTGGCGGGTGGGGTTCTGCGACCCGCGCCGCTTCGGGATGGTGGACCTCGTGCCCACCGCGGCGGAGGACTCGCACCGCCTCCTCGCCGGGCTGGGGCCGGAGCCGCTGGACGATGCCTTCACCCCCGCCGTCCTGTCCCGCGCCCTGGCCGGCAAGGCCACGCCGATCAAGGCCGCCCTGCTGGACCAGCGCGTCGTGGCCGGGCTCGGCAACATCTATGTCTCGGAGGCGCTCTACCGGGCTGGGATCTCTCCCCGCCGCCTGGCCGGCACGGTGCCCGGCGCCCGCGCCGCGCGGCTGGTGCCGGCGATCAAGGCGGTGCTGGAGGAATCCATCGAGGCCGGCGGCTCCTCCCTGCGCGACTATGTGCGGGCGGATGGCGAGGTCGGCTTCTTCCAGGAACGCTTCCACGTCTATGACCGGGAGGGCGGCGCCTGCCCCGCCTGCCCCGGCCCGCCGAAATGCCCCGGCATCGCCCGCATCGTGCAGGCCGGGCGCAGCACCTTCTTCTGCCCCAGGACGCAGCGCTGA